The genomic stretch TAAAAACTGGGCTCGAGTTTTGATGAGCAAAAGGTAGCGGCGCTTCTCACGGATTTTTGAGATACAGTTTCACGCGCTTGCTTTTAATTTCTAAATCTTACTGATTGCAGTCTTTCTGCTTTTCATTAAGTGTAGATGTGTGCTGTGGAAAGCGATACTCATCAAGACTTGCTTAAGATTCGCTATGTAAAGGGAGACTTATCTGTAGCTTGTTTGGGGATTCGCTGTTAGATAAAAATGTGTTTAGTTGAAGATCTTTTGCGCAATAGCTCGGCGAGAACCTAGTTGTGGTTTgtttattcattaaaaaataaggtAACACTTCACAAGGGTGTCTCTTTACGAGTTTTCGTAGCTTTCGAATAGTACAGTGTACGATATGAGTGTGCAAAGTAGGTGATTCCCGCGCAAGTGGAGTGGCGATAAAAGAGCAAGTCTGAGTAGTGTATACTTACGTAACGCATAAAtatcgtatacaattttctttacttataaaaaatacaagaataatatcaattttatttatatttaatagttgAATCACATACATTTCTAAGAATCATCAGATAGAATTACATTTGCAGCAGTACCAATCGTGGTCACTGAAATACAATGCGTTTTAGGTACTTCTATGTTTACACATGAGTAATGAAACCATAATAAGCAACTATCACATTGAATACAGTTGGTATGAACAGATTTAGAGCATTTgatacacgtgaatttttgTTTCGTTTTTTATCCTGTACTCTTTGTTGCAGTTGTTCAAAAGCagattttttcataaaattttgtaaaatgcaAATGTCTACGTCTTCGTCTAAAAATGAATCAGGTAAATGAGCATTATCTATGTCAGTAATTTCCAATACACACTCGCTAAGTGTCAAATTACGGATTTTCTCTTTTGAAAATTGCATCCAATTTAACATAGTCTTGGACTGATCTACAACATTCATGCACCTGTActtttcttttgaaatttcgcTGTCTTCTCCAAAATAGACTAGTTTGttctataatattaaaatcaatattcaAGTATAACGTTTatgtttttcaatttattgtTAGTAGTATAGATTTTAACTTCATACTCGCGTGTGCAACTGATAGTAATTATAAAAGAGTATTAAACTTGAATTAGGATTACAAAATAcctttataattttgtatccTTTGCATTTTTCGGGAATAGGCAAGTATTTGTCATTCTTCATTGCTTGATAGTGATTTTTCAGAAGCTTTTAACTATGGATAAGCCATTTTTAGGAGATTCAGATTGCCAAGcttcttcaattatttcattCATCAAATCAGATCCGAAATGTGGAGTATCAACTGTCATGTTAATAATGACGTGatagagctttaatttattagaaatttCTGTTTCTTGTTCATCCAATAaattttaggatttttttcCACCTTGCATAAACTTtagaaaaatataggttaGTTAATTATGCGCAGTtatgaaatttaatataaagcgCTTTGAGTCAAAGAAAACGCTCATAAGATCAAAGTTGTATGTAAGGATGTTCTATGGTTAGACGAAAGTTAATTAAGAGAATAAACTGAAAACTTTGAAGATGAATTCCTCTAGTGTATACAAAACGATTCTGGGTTCCTGATAATTGCTACCAAACATATTTCTACAATATTTGAGTTCAATGTTAAAAGGCTATACTTGGGCATAAATTTAAATCGAAAACGCAATTATTAGAGGGATAATTACATACATACATCTGTAGCACTTTCAAGTAGTAATTATAACCGTCATTTATATACGCTTTTGGTCTAATAATTAGATATGTTAAAATCGAAATACTCACTGCATGTGCAGCCGAATACACTATTtacgagaataaaaaaatctttcaacTGTTGGACCTCTTCAGAAGAGGACGATAAGAAAAAACTTCGGAGAAATCGTCCTTAAAAACGTCGACGACAGAAAGTCTGGAATATCTTTTTCTCTCGATAAAACATCTATCagttttctatatttacaagGATTATCAGCAAACTTAAACAAAACTGTCTTCGGCATCTAGTGGACTA from Nasonia vitripennis strain AsymCx unplaced genomic scaffold, Nvit_psr_1.1 unplaced0054, whole genome shotgun sequence encodes the following:
- the LOC116418121 gene encoding uncharacterized protein LOC116418121; translation: MKNDKYLPIPEKCKGYKIIKNKLVYFGEDSEISKEKYRCMNVVDQSKTMLNWMQFSKEKIRNLTLSECVLEITDIDNAHLPDSFLDEDVDICILQNFMKKSAFEQLQQRVQDKKRNKNSRVSNALNLFIPTVFNVIVAYYGFITHV